One Burkholderia cepacia genomic window carries:
- a CDS encoding FadR/GntR family transcriptional regulator → MSIQPIQNRRLYQQIADKLSAMIESGDFPPGSYLPPERELAEQFGVSRTSVREALIALEVSGLVSVRVGDGVKVRHPEAAGLPPERSAPPGALAVIEIDPELGIALDLDTEIPPFALLQARRLIEPEAAALAATHGSDAQLAGIHEAFLRNQEDNRSGSLTHPGDRLFHIRIAEASDNAAYALMIKQLLAHKYDLMFQRLQSLYMPNDMPHRSELEHRAILDAIRARDPDAARRAMAEHLDSVIRIFGRACD, encoded by the coding sequence ATGTCCATCCAGCCGATCCAGAACCGCCGCCTGTACCAGCAGATCGCCGACAAGCTCAGTGCGATGATCGAGTCCGGCGATTTTCCGCCGGGCAGCTACCTGCCGCCCGAGCGCGAACTGGCCGAACAGTTCGGCGTATCGCGCACGTCGGTGCGTGAAGCGCTGATCGCGCTCGAAGTGAGCGGGCTCGTCAGCGTGCGCGTCGGCGACGGCGTGAAGGTCCGTCATCCCGAAGCGGCCGGGCTGCCGCCCGAACGGAGCGCGCCGCCCGGCGCGCTCGCGGTGATCGAGATCGATCCGGAACTCGGCATCGCACTCGATCTCGATACCGAAATCCCGCCGTTCGCACTGTTGCAGGCGCGCCGGCTGATCGAGCCGGAGGCTGCGGCGCTGGCCGCGACGCACGGGTCGGACGCGCAGCTCGCCGGCATCCACGAGGCGTTCCTGCGCAACCAGGAAGACAACCGCAGCGGCTCGCTCACGCATCCGGGCGACCGGCTGTTTCATATCCGCATCGCGGAAGCGAGCGACAACGCCGCGTATGCGCTGATGATCAAGCAGTTGCTCGCGCACAAGTACGACCTGATGTTCCAGCGGCTGCAGTCGCTGTACATGCCGAACGACATGCCGCACCGGTCGGAACTGGAGCACCGCGCGATCCTCGACGCGATCCGCGCGCGCGATCCGGACGCCGCGCGCCGCGCGATGGCCGAGCATCTGGATTCGGTGATCCGCATCTTCGGGCGAGCCTGCGATTGA
- a CDS encoding amidohydrolase family protein, whose product MTDLRIDAHQHFWRYRAADYPWICAGMNALARDRLPDELHPLLHAHALDRSIAVQARAGRDETAFLLDLARDDAHIAAVVGWEDIGSPRLADHVAEWGRDKLLGFRHQVQDEGDVAAFVSRPAFERGVAWLQANGYVYDVLVFERQLPDVQAFCARHDAHWLVLDHAGKPALAEFERDESALGRWRAALRELGALPHVACKLSGLVTEADWAQGLRPQDFSRIERCLDAALDAFGPQRLMFGSDWPVCLLAASYDQVVALVERWAATRLSEPERCAVWGGTAARCYGVAV is encoded by the coding sequence ATGACCGACTTGCGCATCGATGCTCATCAACACTTCTGGCGTTATCGCGCGGCCGACTATCCGTGGATCTGCGCGGGCATGAACGCGCTCGCCCGCGATCGCCTGCCGGACGAACTGCATCCGCTCCTGCACGCGCACGCGCTGGACCGGTCGATCGCGGTGCAGGCGCGCGCCGGGCGCGACGAGACCGCGTTCCTGCTCGATCTCGCCCGCGACGACGCGCACATCGCGGCGGTGGTCGGCTGGGAGGATATCGGTTCCCCGCGGCTCGCGGACCACGTGGCCGAGTGGGGCCGGGACAAGCTGCTCGGTTTTCGGCATCAGGTCCAGGATGAAGGCGACGTCGCCGCGTTCGTCTCCCGGCCCGCGTTCGAGCGCGGCGTCGCGTGGCTGCAGGCGAACGGGTACGTGTACGACGTGCTCGTGTTCGAGCGCCAGTTGCCGGACGTGCAGGCGTTCTGCGCACGGCACGACGCGCACTGGCTCGTGCTCGATCACGCCGGCAAGCCCGCGCTGGCCGAATTCGAGCGCGACGAATCGGCGCTCGGGCGCTGGCGTGCCGCGTTGCGCGAGCTGGGCGCGCTGCCGCACGTCGCGTGCAAGCTGTCGGGACTGGTGACGGAGGCGGACTGGGCGCAGGGCCTGAGGCCGCAGGACTTCAGCCGGATCGAGCGTTGCCTCGACGCGGCGCTCGACGCGTTCGGCCCGCAGCGGCTGATGTTCGGTTCGGACTGGCCGGTGTGCCTGCTGGCCGCGTCGTATGACCAGGTCGTCGCGCTGGTCGAGCGATGGGCGGCGACGCGCTTGTCGGAGCCCGAGCGGTGCGCGGTGTGGGGCGGCACGGCGGCGCGTTGCTACGGGGTGGCGGTGTGA
- a CDS encoding ABC transporter substrate-binding protein — MIRSKVLNAIVGLTFAVGVTAGARAQETYIPLISKGFQHQFWQAVKSGATQAAKDYKVKVTFEGPETEAMVDKQIDMLSAAIAKKPAALGFAALDSKAALPLLKKAQAEKIPVIAFDSGVDSDIPVTTAATNNKAAAALAADKLAALIGDEGEVAVVAHDQTSRTGIDRRDGFLERMKSAYPKIRVVTVQYGEGDQLKSTEVTKSILQAYPKLKGLFGTNEGSAIGVVNGVREMKRKVVIVGYDSGKQQKDAIRSGLMAGAITQNPIGIGYKTVEAAVKAIKGEKLPKVIDTGFYWYDKTNIDDPKIAAVLYD; from the coding sequence GTGATCAGGAGCAAGGTGTTGAATGCGATCGTCGGGCTGACGTTCGCCGTCGGCGTCACGGCCGGTGCGCGTGCGCAGGAAACCTACATCCCGCTGATCTCGAAGGGCTTCCAGCATCAGTTCTGGCAGGCCGTGAAATCGGGCGCGACGCAGGCCGCGAAGGACTACAAGGTGAAGGTGACGTTCGAAGGGCCGGAAACCGAGGCGATGGTCGACAAGCAGATCGACATGCTGTCGGCCGCGATCGCGAAGAAGCCGGCCGCGCTCGGCTTCGCGGCGCTCGACAGCAAGGCCGCGCTGCCGCTCCTGAAGAAGGCGCAGGCCGAGAAGATCCCGGTGATCGCGTTCGACTCGGGCGTCGACAGCGACATCCCGGTGACGACGGCCGCGACCAACAACAAGGCCGCCGCCGCGCTGGCCGCCGACAAGCTCGCCGCGCTGATCGGCGACGAAGGCGAAGTGGCCGTGGTCGCGCACGACCAGACGAGCCGCACCGGCATCGACCGCCGCGACGGTTTTCTCGAGCGGATGAAGTCCGCCTATCCGAAGATTCGCGTCGTGACCGTGCAGTACGGCGAAGGCGACCAGCTGAAATCGACCGAGGTGACGAAGTCGATCCTGCAGGCGTACCCGAAGCTCAAGGGGCTGTTCGGCACCAACGAAGGCTCGGCGATCGGCGTGGTCAACGGCGTGCGTGAAATGAAGCGCAAGGTCGTGATCGTCGGCTACGATTCGGGCAAGCAGCAGAAGGACGCGATCCGCAGCGGGCTGATGGCCGGCGCGATCACGCAGAACCCGATCGGGATCGGCTACAAGACGGTCGAGGCGGCCGTGAAGGCGATCAAGGGCGAGAAGCTGCCGAAGGTCATCGATACCGGTTTCTACTGGTACGACAAGACCAATATCGACGATCCGAAGATCGCGGCGGTGCTGTATGACTGA
- a CDS encoding ABC transporter permease has translation MSNDTHPVPPIASGDAPAGASGLRARFFNPAARQKLLAFASLVLLIVFFSFASPNFLEVDNLVTILQATAVNGVLAVACTYVIITSGIDLSVGTLMTFCAVMAGVVLTYWGMPLPVGIVAALGFGALSGCVSGFVIAKMKVPPFIATLGMMMLLKGLSLVISGTRPIYFNDTPGFASIAQDSLIGNLIPALPIPNAVLILFLVAIGASIVLNRTIFGRYTFALGSNEEALRLSGVNVDAWKIAVYTFSGAVCGIAGLLIASRLNSAQPALGQGYELDAIAAVVIGGTSLSGGAGSIVGTIIGAFIMSVLTNGLRIMSVAQEWQTVVTGVIIILAVYVDILRRRRR, from the coding sequence ATGTCCAACGATACGCATCCCGTTCCTCCGATCGCCTCCGGCGACGCGCCGGCCGGCGCGTCCGGCTTGCGCGCACGCTTTTTCAACCCCGCCGCGCGCCAGAAGCTGCTCGCGTTCGCGAGCCTCGTGCTGCTGATCGTGTTCTTCAGCTTCGCGTCGCCGAACTTCCTCGAAGTCGACAACCTCGTCACGATCCTGCAGGCCACCGCCGTAAACGGCGTGCTGGCGGTCGCGTGTACCTACGTGATCATCACGTCGGGCATCGACCTGTCGGTCGGCACGCTGATGACGTTCTGCGCGGTGATGGCCGGCGTCGTGCTCACCTATTGGGGGATGCCGCTGCCGGTCGGGATCGTCGCCGCGCTCGGCTTCGGCGCGCTGTCGGGTTGCGTGTCGGGCTTCGTGATCGCGAAGATGAAGGTGCCGCCGTTCATCGCGACGCTCGGCATGATGATGCTGCTCAAGGGGCTGTCGCTGGTGATCTCGGGCACGCGGCCGATCTACTTCAACGACACGCCGGGCTTCGCGTCGATCGCGCAGGATTCGCTGATCGGCAACCTGATTCCGGCGCTGCCGATCCCGAACGCGGTGCTGATCCTGTTCCTCGTCGCGATCGGCGCATCGATCGTGCTGAACCGCACGATCTTCGGCCGTTACACGTTCGCGCTCGGCAGCAACGAGGAGGCGCTGCGGCTGTCCGGCGTGAACGTCGACGCATGGAAGATCGCCGTCTACACGTTCAGCGGCGCGGTGTGCGGGATCGCCGGGCTGCTGATCGCGTCGCGACTGAACTCCGCGCAGCCGGCGCTCGGGCAGGGCTACGAGCTCGATGCGATCGCGGCCGTCGTGATCGGCGGCACGTCGCTGTCGGGCGGCGCGGGCAGCATCGTCGGCACCATCATCGGCGCGTTCATCATGAGCGTGCTGACCAACGGCCTGCGCATCATGTCGGTCGCGCAGGAATGGCAGACGGTCGTGACGGGCGTGATCATCATCCTGGCCGTCTACGTCGACATCCTGCGCCGGCGGCGCCGTTGA
- a CDS encoding sugar ABC transporter ATP-binding protein, which produces MQPDPNQTAVPPLIALTGIGKRFPGVQALDDCRFDLRAGEVHALMGENGAGKSTLMKILAGVYPRDDGEIRMDGRAVEIADPRAAQALGIGIIHQELNLMNHLSVAQNIFIGREPRGRFGMFVDEDKLNRDAAAIFQRMRLDLDPRTPVGRLTVAKQQMVEIAKALSFDSRVLIMDEPTAALNNAEIAELFRIIRDLRANGVGIVYISHKMDELRQIADRVTVMRDGKYVATVPMADTSMDTIISMMVGRQLATEFRTPPDTSANDVALEVRGLSRGRAIRDVGFTLRRGEILGFAGLMGAGRTEVARAVFGADPVDAGEIRVHGKTVTIRTPADAVKHGIGYLSEDRKHFGLAVGMDVQNNIAMSSMRRFVRRGVFLDARAMRDAAHAYVRQLAIRTPSVAQPARLLSGGNQQKIVIAKWLLRDCDILFFDEPTRGIDVGAKSEIYKLLDALAADGKAIVMISSELPEVLRMSHRILVMCEGRVTGELRAADATQEKIMQLATQRESTVIP; this is translated from the coding sequence ATGCAACCCGACCCGAACCAGACTGCCGTGCCGCCGCTGATCGCATTGACCGGCATCGGCAAGCGCTTCCCGGGCGTGCAGGCGCTCGACGATTGCCGTTTCGACCTGCGTGCCGGCGAAGTGCATGCGCTGATGGGCGAGAACGGCGCCGGCAAGTCGACGCTGATGAAGATCCTCGCGGGCGTGTACCCGCGCGACGACGGCGAGATCCGGATGGACGGCCGTGCGGTGGAGATCGCCGATCCGCGCGCCGCGCAGGCGCTCGGGATCGGCATCATCCATCAGGAACTGAACCTGATGAACCACCTGAGCGTCGCGCAGAACATCTTCATCGGCCGCGAGCCGCGCGGGCGCTTCGGCATGTTCGTCGACGAAGACAAGCTGAATCGCGACGCCGCCGCGATCTTCCAGCGGATGCGGCTCGATCTCGACCCGCGCACGCCGGTCGGCCGGCTGACGGTCGCGAAGCAGCAGATGGTCGAGATCGCGAAGGCGCTGTCGTTCGACTCGCGCGTGCTGATCATGGACGAGCCGACCGCCGCGCTCAACAACGCGGAGATCGCGGAGCTGTTCCGCATCATCCGTGACCTGCGCGCGAACGGCGTCGGCATCGTCTACATCTCGCACAAGATGGACGAGCTGCGCCAGATCGCCGATCGCGTGACCGTGATGCGCGACGGCAAGTACGTCGCGACCGTGCCGATGGCGGATACGTCGATGGATACGATCATCTCGATGATGGTCGGCCGCCAGCTCGCGACGGAATTCCGCACGCCGCCCGATACGTCCGCGAACGACGTCGCGCTCGAAGTGCGCGGGCTGTCGCGCGGCCGTGCGATCCGCGACGTCGGCTTCACGCTGCGGCGCGGCGAGATCCTCGGCTTCGCCGGGCTGATGGGCGCGGGCCGCACCGAGGTCGCGCGCGCGGTGTTCGGCGCGGACCCGGTCGATGCCGGCGAGATCCGCGTGCACGGCAAGACCGTGACGATCCGCACGCCGGCCGATGCGGTGAAGCACGGCATCGGCTACCTGTCCGAGGATCGCAAGCACTTCGGGCTCGCGGTCGGGATGGACGTGCAGAACAATATCGCGATGTCGAGCATGCGCCGTTTCGTGCGCCGCGGCGTGTTCCTCGACGCGCGCGCGATGCGCGACGCCGCGCATGCGTACGTACGGCAGCTCGCGATCCGCACGCCGTCGGTCGCGCAGCCCGCGCGCCTTTTGTCGGGCGGCAACCAGCAGAAGATCGTGATCGCGAAGTGGCTGCTGCGCGACTGCGACATCCTGTTCTTCGACGAGCCGACGCGCGGCATCGACGTCGGCGCGAAGAGCGAGATCTACAAGCTGCTCGACGCGCTGGCCGCCGACGGCAAGGCGATCGTGATGATCTCGTCGGAACTGCCCGAGGTGCTGCGCATGAGCCACCGGATCCTCGTGATGTGCGAGGGGCGCGTGACCGGCGAACTGCGCGCGGCCGACGCCACGCAGGAAAAGATCATGCAGCTCGCGACGCAGCGCGAGTCGACCGTCATCCCCTGA
- a CDS encoding SDR family oxidoreductase: protein MDLNLQHKVVIVTGGASGIGAAISMRLAEEGAIPVVFARHAPDDAFWRALVQKQPQAACVSVELQDDAQCRDAVAQTVARFGRLDGLVNNAGVNDGVGLDAGRDAFVASLERNLIHYYAMAHYCVPHLKATRGAIVNVSSKTAVTGQGNTSGYCASKGAQLALTREWAVALRDDGVRVNAVIPAEVMTPLYRNWLAGFDDPDAKLAGIAGKVPLGKRFTTADEIADTAVFLLSARASHTTGQWLFVDGGYTHLDRAIS, encoded by the coding sequence GTGGATTTGAATCTGCAACACAAGGTCGTGATCGTGACCGGCGGCGCGTCGGGCATCGGTGCCGCGATCTCGATGCGGCTTGCCGAAGAAGGCGCGATTCCGGTGGTGTTCGCGCGCCACGCGCCCGACGACGCGTTCTGGCGCGCGCTCGTGCAGAAGCAGCCGCAGGCCGCGTGCGTGTCGGTCGAGTTGCAGGACGACGCGCAATGCCGCGACGCGGTTGCGCAGACCGTCGCGCGCTTCGGTCGTCTCGACGGCCTCGTCAACAACGCGGGCGTCAACGACGGCGTCGGGCTCGATGCCGGCCGCGATGCGTTCGTCGCGTCGCTCGAGCGCAACCTGATCCACTACTACGCGATGGCGCACTACTGCGTGCCGCACCTGAAGGCGACGCGCGGCGCGATCGTCAACGTCTCGTCGAAGACGGCCGTGACCGGCCAGGGCAACACGAGCGGCTATTGCGCATCGAAGGGCGCGCAACTCGCGCTGACGCGCGAATGGGCCGTCGCGTTGCGCGACGACGGCGTGCGCGTGAACGCGGTGATTCCGGCCGAGGTGATGACGCCGCTTTACCGGAACTGGCTCGCCGGTTTCGACGACCCCGACGCGAAGCTGGCGGGCATCGCGGGCAAGGTGCCGCTCGGCAAGCGCTTCACGACGGCCGACGAGATCGCCGACACGGCCGTCTTCCTGCTGTCGGCACGCGCATCGCACACGACGGGCCAGTGGCTGTTCGTCGACGGCGGCTATACGCATCTCGACCGTGCGATCAGCTGA
- a CDS encoding L-fuconate dehydratase — protein MPIIRSMRVLDVRFPTSRQLDGSDAMNPDPDYSAAYVVLETDRDGLEGHGLTFTIGRGNEICCAAIDAMRHLVVGLDLDWIRADMGRFWRHVTSDSQLRWIGPDKGAIHLATGAVVNAVWDLWAKAERKPLWRLVADLSPEAFVRAIDFRYLRDCLTEDEALAILRRQAPARAERIATLEREGYPCYTTSAGWLGYSDDKLRRLCREAVEAGFDHVKLKVGANLEDDIRRVTIAREVIGPDRKLMIDANQVWEVDEAIDWVRELAFARPWFIEEPTSPDDVEGHRTIREAIAPVQVATGEMCQNRVLFKQFIARGAIDVVQIDACRLGGVNEILAVMLMAAKYGLPVCPHAGGVGLCEYVQHLSMIDYVCISGTKEGRVTEYVDHLHEHFVEPCVVRGAAYMPPTAPGFSIEMKPESLEQYRFRG, from the coding sequence ATGCCTATCATTCGATCGATGCGCGTCCTCGACGTGCGCTTCCCGACCTCGCGCCAGCTCGACGGCTCCGATGCGATGAACCCGGACCCCGATTATTCGGCCGCGTACGTCGTACTCGAAACCGACCGCGACGGGCTCGAAGGTCACGGCCTCACGTTCACCATCGGGCGCGGCAACGAGATCTGCTGCGCGGCGATCGACGCGATGCGTCACCTCGTCGTCGGCCTCGACCTCGACTGGATTCGCGCGGACATGGGCCGTTTCTGGCGGCACGTCACGTCGGACAGCCAGCTGCGCTGGATCGGCCCCGACAAGGGAGCGATTCATCTGGCGACGGGGGCCGTCGTCAACGCGGTGTGGGATCTGTGGGCGAAAGCCGAACGCAAGCCGCTATGGCGGCTCGTTGCCGACCTGTCGCCGGAGGCGTTCGTGCGCGCGATCGACTTCCGCTACCTGCGCGACTGCCTCACCGAGGACGAGGCGCTCGCGATCCTGCGGCGGCAGGCGCCGGCCAGGGCGGAACGCATCGCCACGCTGGAGCGGGAGGGGTACCCGTGCTACACGACGTCGGCCGGCTGGCTCGGCTACAGCGACGACAAGCTGCGGCGGCTGTGCCGCGAAGCCGTCGAAGCCGGGTTTGACCACGTGAAGCTGAAGGTCGGCGCGAACCTGGAAGACGATATTCGCCGCGTGACGATCGCGCGCGAAGTGATCGGCCCGGACCGCAAGCTGATGATCGATGCGAACCAGGTGTGGGAAGTGGACGAGGCGATCGACTGGGTGCGCGAACTGGCGTTCGCGCGGCCGTGGTTCATCGAGGAGCCGACGAGCCCCGACGATGTCGAAGGGCATCGCACGATCCGCGAAGCGATCGCGCCCGTGCAGGTCGCGACCGGCGAGATGTGCCAGAACCGCGTGCTGTTCAAGCAGTTCATCGCGCGCGGCGCGATCGATGTCGTGCAGATCGACGCGTGCCGGCTCGGCGGCGTGAACGAGATTCTCGCGGTGATGCTGATGGCCGCGAAGTACGGGTTGCCGGTGTGCCCGCATGCGGGCGGCGTCGGGCTGTGCGAATACGTGCAGCATCTGTCGATGATCGACTACGTGTGCATTTCCGGCACGAAGGAAGGGCGCGTGACCGAATACGTCGATCACCTGCACGAACATTTCGTCGAACCGTGCGTCGTGCGCGGCGCCGCCTACATGCCGCCGACGGCACCCGGTTTCTCGATCGAGATGAAGCCCGAATCGCTGGAGCAATACCGGTTCCGGGGCTGA
- a CDS encoding ureidoglycolate lyase: MKLLRYGAKHHEKPGLLDAQGHIRDLSGVIDDLAGDALAPASLARLAGIDPATLPLVGGAPRLGACVGRVGKFICIGLNYSDHAAESGMEVPKEPVVFGKWTSAISGPNDDVEIPRGSEKTDWEVELGVVIGQGGRYIAEADALSHVAGYCVVNDVSEREFQLERGGTWDKGKGNDTFGPLGPWLVTADEVPDPHALRLWLDVDGHRYQNGTTATMVFRVPHLISYLSRFMSLQPGDVISTGTPPGVGLGQKPPVYLRAGQVITLGIDGLGEQRQRTVQA, translated from the coding sequence ATGAAACTGCTCCGATACGGCGCGAAGCACCATGAAAAACCGGGCCTGCTCGATGCGCAAGGCCACATCCGCGACCTGTCGGGCGTGATCGACGATCTCGCCGGCGATGCGCTGGCGCCCGCGTCGCTCGCGCGCCTCGCGGGCATCGACCCGGCGACGCTGCCGCTCGTCGGCGGCGCGCCGCGGCTCGGCGCGTGCGTCGGCCGCGTCGGCAAGTTCATCTGCATCGGGCTCAACTATTCCGACCACGCGGCCGAATCGGGGATGGAAGTGCCGAAGGAGCCCGTCGTGTTCGGCAAGTGGACGAGCGCGATCTCGGGGCCGAACGACGACGTCGAGATTCCGCGCGGCTCGGAGAAGACCGACTGGGAGGTCGAGCTCGGCGTGGTGATCGGCCAGGGCGGTCGTTATATCGCGGAAGCCGACGCGCTGTCGCACGTGGCGGGCTACTGCGTCGTGAACGACGTGTCGGAGCGTGAATTCCAGCTCGAGCGCGGCGGCACGTGGGACAAGGGCAAGGGCAACGACACGTTCGGCCCGCTCGGCCCATGGCTCGTGACGGCCGACGAAGTGCCCGATCCGCATGCACTGCGGCTGTGGCTCGACGTCGACGGCCATCGCTACCAGAACGGCACGACCGCGACGATGGTGTTCCGCGTGCCGCACCTGATCAGCTACCTGAGCCGCTTCATGAGCCTGCAGCCGGGCGACGTGATCTCGACCGGCACGCCGCCGGGCGTCGGCCTCGGGCAGAAGCCGCCCGTCTATCTGCGCGCCGGGCAGGTGATCACGCTCGGTATCGACGGGCTCGGCGAGCAACGCCAGCGCACCGTGCAGGCCTGA
- a CDS encoding SDR family oxidoreductase: MRLQGKRALVTAAGQGIGRATALRFASEGADVLATDIDEASLARLAADAQGAGGALATQRLDVTSARDVAGLAAAQAPFDVLFNCAGYVHHGSILDCDEDAWAFSLNLNVTSMYRLIRALLPAMLDAGGASIVNMASAASSVKGVPNRFVYGTTKAAVIGLTKAVAADFVERGIRCNAICPGTIESPSLEQRIADQARMRDVSADEVRAAFIARQPIGRIGTADEVAALALYLASDEASFTTGAIHLIDGGWSN, encoded by the coding sequence ATGAGATTGCAGGGCAAACGCGCGCTGGTGACGGCGGCCGGGCAGGGTATCGGCCGCGCGACCGCGCTGCGGTTCGCGAGCGAGGGCGCCGACGTGCTGGCGACGGATATCGACGAGGCGTCGCTGGCGCGGCTCGCGGCCGACGCGCAGGGCGCGGGCGGCGCGCTGGCGACGCAGCGGCTCGACGTGACGAGCGCGCGCGACGTGGCCGGGCTGGCGGCCGCGCAAGCCCCGTTCGACGTGCTGTTCAACTGCGCGGGCTATGTCCACCACGGCTCGATCCTCGACTGCGACGAGGACGCATGGGCGTTCTCGCTGAACCTGAACGTCACGTCGATGTACCGCCTGATTCGCGCGCTGCTGCCCGCGATGCTCGACGCGGGCGGCGCGTCGATCGTCAACATGGCGTCGGCCGCGTCGAGCGTGAAGGGCGTGCCGAACCGCTTCGTCTACGGGACGACCAAGGCGGCCGTGATCGGCCTGACCAAGGCGGTGGCCGCCGATTTCGTCGAGCGCGGCATCCGCTGCAACGCGATCTGCCCGGGCACGATCGAATCGCCGTCGCTCGAGCAGCGGATCGCCGACCAGGCGCGCATGCGCGACGTGTCGGCCGACGAGGTGCGCGCAGCGTTCATCGCGCGCCAGCCGATCGGCCGCATCGGCACCGCGGACGAAGTGGCCGCGCTCGCGCTGTACCTCGCGTCCGACGAAGCGTCGTTCACGACCGGCGCGATCCATTTGATCGACGGCGGCTGGTCGAACTGA
- a CDS encoding DUF3331 domain-containing protein, which yields MKASKSLPVLDPADVHVEILERSDTLLVVRWVEPGRCHYGEQRWRRRFAQRTGTCALSRQVIQRGDEVFRPAERPAPANAAAMISAAEVLALAGGK from the coding sequence ATGAAGGCCTCCAAATCCCTGCCTGTGCTCGATCCCGCCGACGTCCACGTCGAAATCCTCGAACGTTCCGATACGCTGCTCGTCGTCCGCTGGGTCGAGCCCGGCCGCTGTCACTACGGTGAGCAGCGCTGGCGCCGCCGCTTCGCGCAACGCACCGGCACATGCGCGCTGTCGCGCCAGGTCATCCAGCGCGGCGACGAAGTCTTCCGCCCGGCCGAACGCCCCGCGCCCGCGAACGCGGCCGCGATGATCTCCGCCGCCGAAGTGCTCGCGCTGGCCGGCGGCAAGTAA
- a CDS encoding DUF4148 domain-containing protein, translating to MKSLVSAVVAAAALSASFGAFAQSTVTRAQVRDELVQLEKAGYKPGLSSPYYPNDIQSAEARVHGADTSGYGAQAAPVVRAGSPAAATSSNARDSIFFGQ from the coding sequence ATGAAATCGCTCGTTTCCGCAGTCGTTGCCGCTGCCGCCCTGTCCGCTTCGTTCGGCGCATTCGCCCAAAGCACCGTGACCCGCGCGCAAGTGCGCGACGAGCTGGTCCAGCTCGAGAAGGCAGGCTACAAGCCGGGCCTGTCGAGCCCGTACTACCCGAACGACATCCAGAGCGCCGAAGCGCGTGTTCATGGTGCCGACACCAGCGGCTACGGCGCGCAAGCCGCGCCGGTCGTCCGCGCAGGCAGCCCGGCCGCCGCAACGTCGTCGAACGCTCGCGACTCGATCTTCTTCGGCCAGTAA
- a CDS encoding TauD/TfdA family dioxygenase, whose protein sequence is MQAAQQRIEDWRTFSTDVTIAAATLGDGLVSVAWSDTRRSPFHFDWLRDTCSCPACVHAQTREQVFEIVDAPDALAVRGVQVGRDGALHVEWRDGHRSAWPPGWLRAHAYDDASRAERHAAQGRHVWSGDDPDAIAGFAWRDVMHDDAALRAWLGALQRTGLTLVEGVPAERGRVDAIARRIGLIRESNFGVLFDVESKPRPDSNAYTSLNLPPHTDLPTRELQPGVQFLHCLANDATGGDSVFLDGFALADALRDAYPDDFALLASTPFEFWNKSANSDYRCSAPVIGLDARGNVTEVRVANFLRGPLDAPAASMPAIYRAYRRFLALAREPRFRVQRRLRAGDMWAFDNRRVLHARTEFDPSTGRRHLQGCYVDRDELLSRWRVLSRAATPTA, encoded by the coding sequence ATGCAGGCAGCGCAACAGCGTATCGAGGACTGGCGGACGTTTTCCACCGACGTGACGATCGCGGCCGCGACGCTCGGCGACGGGCTGGTGAGCGTCGCGTGGAGCGACACGCGACGATCGCCGTTTCATTTCGACTGGCTGCGCGACACCTGTTCGTGTCCGGCCTGCGTGCATGCGCAGACCCGCGAGCAGGTGTTCGAGATCGTCGATGCGCCCGACGCGCTCGCGGTGCGCGGCGTGCAGGTGGGCCGCGACGGCGCGCTGCACGTCGAATGGCGCGACGGCCACCGCAGCGCGTGGCCGCCCGGCTGGCTCCGGGCGCACGCCTACGACGACGCGTCGCGCGCCGAGCGTCACGCGGCGCAGGGGCGCCATGTATGGAGCGGCGACGATCCGGACGCGATCGCGGGATTCGCGTGGCGCGACGTGATGCACGACGACGCGGCGCTGCGCGCGTGGCTCGGCGCGCTCCAGCGCACCGGGCTGACGCTCGTCGAAGGCGTGCCGGCCGAGCGCGGGCGCGTCGACGCGATCGCGCGCCGCATCGGCCTGATCCGCGAGAGCAATTTCGGTGTGCTGTTCGACGTCGAATCGAAGCCGCGCCCGGACAGCAATGCGTATACGTCGCTGAACCTGCCGCCGCATACCGATCTGCCGACCCGCGAGCTGCAGCCGGGCGTCCAGTTCCTGCATTGCCTGGCGAACGATGCGACCGGCGGCGACAGCGTGTTCCTCGACGGCTTCGCGCTCGCCGACGCACTGCGCGACGCATATCCGGACGATTTCGCTCTGCTCGCGTCGACGCCGTTCGAGTTCTGGAACAAGAGTGCGAACAGCGACTATCGCTGCTCGGCGCCGGTGATCGGGCTCGATGCGCGCGGCAACGTGACCGAGGTGCGCGTCGCGAACTTCCTGCGCGGGCCGCTCGATGCGCCTGCCGCGTCGATGCCGGCGATCTACCGTGCGTACCGGCGGTTCCTTGCGCTTGCGCGCGAGCCGCGCTTTCGCGTGCAGCGCCGGCTGCGGGCGGGCGACATGTGGGCGTTCGACAACCGGCGCGTGCTGCATGCGCGCACCGAGTTCGATCCGTCAACCGGCCGCCGGCATCTGCAGGGCTGCTACGTCGATCGCGACGAATTGCTGTCGCGGTGGCGGGTGCTGTCGCGCGCGGCGACGCCCACGGCATGA